The DNA region CCCTGCCACTCATGCAACTTCAGCTGTATTTTATGTGACTTTTCAAAATATACAGAAATAAATTATGAAACAATTTAGTTTGAGTTTTTCTTTATTCAAGTGGATTCCATAAATGTTACTCCCTCATATTTTATTTATAAGAGAGAACTTCCTTCGGTCCTATCCATCTTGGTCCTATTTATAAGCAATTAATAATATATCAGATACATTAATTATTGgataaattttaaaaaaaaattgttatcTTATAAAACAAAAGGTGAGAATGAGTCAGTCTGCAATCAAGTAGGACTTTGAATTGATAACGAAAGAATTCCACTTTCTGTGATTGGCTTTTGTTGGAATGTCTTCTCGTTGCGTTGGCAGATAAGAGCTTCAACCTGTTTCTTAAAGCAGCCCACGTGCATCAAGTTAATCACATGGAATATTGACCACAAAAACCACCTCGCCTTCAACTATCATTGTCACTGTTGAATTAATATACCTGAAATTGGATCCACTACATCTAACAGAACAAGCTGGTTTTTCAATCTACCAGACTGTGATTTGAGCTAACCAAATATAAAATACAACTAGTCAAATACATCACTAAACAATAAAGAGAAGTTTAACACGCAGATTTCTTCTTTTGAATTAAGTATATCATCCTCCACAACACTCTAACCAATACAGATTTAAGTTTTCATCGCAGGTCTAACCAGCCCCAAACCAGACCCGCTTCCCAAATGCTTGAAATCTTTGGCTTCAAGATTATCGTCGTGACCCGCAAAACCTGTACCTCCCCTCTTCAAATTCACCAGATGTCTCTCTTTACACGCCTTGTTGCAAACAAGACAAACCTTGTCGACAGCCATAAATCTGTCGGAACATTTTTTGCAAAAAACATGCCCGCATGAACTGAGGGCTACAAGTGACATTGTGTTGGTGAGAGTGGTTTTGCAGCTAGGACAAACGTAGCTCCTATCAAGGGCGTTGGGTTTTTTCTGCTCACTAGTATCTTCGGTGAACTGGACAGGGAAAAGTGTTTTTAACTTCAGATTCTCCTTGCCTTCTGGACAGATAGTAGTTGTAGAGGGAGCGTCTACTTTAACAGAAGCTTCTGGTGTAGCGGAAGGTAGCCAAAATGCCTTCATTGTCCTAAGAGCTTCCTCCTCATAGGAAGTGACCTTTACACTGTTTGCTCCATGAAAACCATTCTTATCACGGTTATAGCTTCTATCACTGTATTGTGGTACAGCACCGTGATTCTGCTGATCAAATGCATCAAGCTCTTTAGCCTTCTGCAACGTTAATttctcttcttcctcttctttTTCTTGCTTCTGCTGAGCAGAATGTGCCACAAGCCTCCTATTTTATTGCAAATGGAAATATAAAAAACAACATTGTTAATGTTCACAGCATAATTCTGGTAGTATCCATAGCAAGAAAATATAACATGCATAAGAACAACATATATTTAAATGTTCTGAATTACGGAATACCAGCTATCACAATCTACTGGATTTTCTGGATAGAACTAGTAAATTCATTTAGTCTATCATACAGAAAATTTGCAAAAATTAAATAATGGCAGCAGCTAATAGAGCACCTAATCTATTTAAGGAATAAGAAAATTAGCCAAAGTGTCAAAATTTATGTCAAAATTTGAGGAAGTTAAATCAAATGGAAAGTTAAATCAAACAAAGCCAATTGAAAAGCTCATAAAAACTGGTCCAGTTATGGTACCTGGACTTTTGAGGGACTTACTACAATAGAACAAAAAGACTGACGAGAGATGGAATCATCCATTGATTTCTTCGTACATTCAGTTGAGAAAATGAAGGAACAAAGAATGTTCGTGAAGAAAAAATGGAGCAGCCAATAAGTCTTGATAACAATGACAAAAATCGTTGAAAAGTCAACGCGCGATGGTGACAGGACCAGTTCTTGGTCACAAAGGATTCAAACCATGCTTTATCTGTCATTGAAACTGTCAGATCAGGAATTCCCAAGGCAACAATGGCGATCCAAGTCAAAGGTAGTTTGACCATGCTCCCACCGGCTGCAAACCCACATGTGCTTGATAGTGTGACATAACCAGCAGAGCAAACAACGTTTAGCACAACAATGAGTGTCTCTCTCGAGTAACTGGACTCGATCAATTACCTATTCACTACCACCCACCCTAAGAGCCACCACATGCTAATCGTAATGTGGAATTTTGCATGTCCTTGCCAACTGTGTTGTCACGGGAGTGTACACAACAGCTATGTCCTTCACAGGAAACAGTTAAAATATTTTTGGTCTTAACTATCTGATTCAGAGGAAGGCCAGATATGGATCGGATCCTGATCAATTCTAAAAGAAGAGGAAGGAAGCACCGCGTGAAAACTTTGCAAAATAGGCTTGTTTTTTGAACTAAAGATTGAGCCGTGGCAGGCTTTGGTAAGGAGATTAATACAGGAAAACTAAAAAAGTGGTTCTTCAATTAGCCTCTATTTTGGCTTGAATAGGCCAAGCGCCAGCCCAAAGGATTGAAGGAATACATGCAAAAATTCTCTTATCACTTCTGCAGCCAACTTCTTTGGGCTCAATGAAGTGAACAGCTCAAGAGAAATCAGCATATACAAATACTGGGGCACAACCCCTGTGATTTGGGTGCAAAAAACAAAATTCATATTCCAAGGAAATAAACTTGTCAGAAACGATCTGGTTGTGGTAAGACAGAATGGGCATGCAAGAAG from Lathyrus oleraceus cultivar Zhongwan6 chromosome 1, CAAS_Psat_ZW6_1.0, whole genome shotgun sequence includes:
- the LOC127083036 gene encoding E3 ubiquitin-protein ligase CSU1, giving the protein MPQRHSKNNNDLAFFTYDEKRKLGYGTQKERLGKDSIKPFDACSLCLKSLIDPMSCQKGHLFCKECILECLLSQKKDIQRRLVAHSAQQKQEKEEEEEKLTLQKAKELDAFDQQNHGAVPQYSDRSYNRDKNGFHGANSVKVTSYEEEALRTMKAFWLPSATPEASVKVDAPSTTTICPEGKENLKLKTLFPVQFTEDTSEQKKPNALDRSYVCPSCKTTLTNTMSLVALSSCGHVFCKKCSDRFMAVDKVCLVCNKACKERHLVNLKRGGTGFAGHDDNLEAKDFKHLGSGSGLGLVRPAMKT